A part of Brassica rapa cultivar Chiifu-401-42 chromosome A05, CAAS_Brap_v3.01, whole genome shotgun sequence genomic DNA contains:
- the LOC103870352 gene encoding protein phosphatase 2C 37 translates to MAGICCGVVGESEPTVTVDSSTRASLRRRLDLLPSIKIVAPPLESSRKRQKRETPSPASGNQDLESNVRSDRKARSSPVKNSNSIPSSATEAESSFVSDAPKIGTTSVCGRRRDMEDAVSVHHSLIHKNSENLHFYGVFDGHGCSHVAEKCRERLHEIVKRDVEAMAAGGEDEWKETMAKSFQKMDREVSQRDSNNGAASRNSVKSSCRCELQSPQCDAVGSTAVVSVVTPEKIVVSNCGDSRAVLCRNGVAIPLSSDHKPDRPDELIRIQQAGGRVIYWDGARVLGVLAMSRAIGDNYLKPYVIPDPEVTVTDRTDDDECLILASDGLWDVVTNETACGVARMCLQGAAAADGGDSDTVHNACSDASLLLTKLALARQSSDNVSVVVVDLRKRRSNNQVS, encoded by the exons ATGGCTGGGATTTGCTGTGGTGTTGTTGGGGAGAGTGAACCGACGGTTACGGTTGATTCCTCTACTCGAGCTTCTCTGAGACGGAGGTTAGATCTACTCCCTTCGATCAAAATCGTGGCTCCTCCGCTTGAGAGCTCCCGTAAGCGGCAGAAACGTGAGACACCGTCACCGGCGTCTGGAAATCAAGATCTGGAATCGAATGTACGTAGTGATAGGAAGGCGCGATCATCACCGGTTAAGAATTCAAATTCGATTCCGAGCTCCGCGACGGAAGCAGAGAGCTCTTTCGTCTCCGATGCGCCTAAGATCGGAACGACGTCGGTTTGCGGAAGGAGAAGAGACATGGAAGACGCCGTCTCGGTTCACCACTCGCTGATCCACAAAAACTCCGAGAATCTCCACTTCTACGGCGTGTTCGACGGCCACGGCTGCTCTCACGTCGCGGAGAAGTGCAGGGAGCGGTTGCATGAGATTGTCAAACGGGACGTCGAGGCTATGGCCGCCGGAGGAGAGGACGAGTGGAAGGAGACGATGGCGAAGAGCTTCCAGAAGATGGATCGAGAAGTTAGCCAGCGAGACTCTAATAACGGTGCAGCGAGTCGGAACAGCGTGAAGAGCTCGTGCAGATGCGAATTGCAGTCTCCTCAGTGCGACGCCGTCGGATCCACCGCCGTCGTGTCCGTAGTCACGCCGGAGAAGATCGTCGTCTCTAACTGCGGCGACTCTCGTGCCGTGCTTTGCCGTAACGGAGTAGCCATCCCTCTCTCTTCAGATCATAAG CCGGATCGACCTGATGAATTGATTCGGATCCAACAAGCGGGCGGGCGGGTTATCTACTGGGATGGAGCTCGGGTTCTAGGAGTTCTCGCCATGTCGAGAGCTATTGGTGATAACTATTTAAAACCGTATGTGATTCCGGATCCGGAGGTAACCGTAACGGATCGAACAGACGACGACGAGTGCTTGATCCTTGCGAGTGATGGACTCTGGGACGTTGTGACGAACGAGACTGCGTGCGGCGTTGCTCGCATGTGCCTTCAAGGTGCTGCTGCTGCCGATGGTGGAGACTCCGATACGGTGCACAACGCGTGTTCGGACGCTTCGTTGCTTCTGACGAAGCTGGCTCTGGCGAGACAGAGCTCCGATAACGTTAGTGTCGTGGTGGTTGACTTGAGGAAAAGGAGGAGTAATAATCAAGTGTCTTGA